A region of Triplophysa rosa linkage group LG16, Trosa_1v2, whole genome shotgun sequence DNA encodes the following proteins:
- the si:ch1073-513e17.1 gene encoding sialin translates to MAQTGYSINSTADDQYSDTTPLLKKEVEIIPGPVPPKCCSVRCNLAAMMFFGFAVVYGLRVNLSVAMVAMVNGTSNQSSPSSNFSNECPVPRHTLDNSSQSSEQPDGVPKYAWTPETQGWVLSAFFFGYLFTQIPGGYLSGRFGGKIFLGGGVLGTAALTLLTPLSAQFGAKWLFALRALEGFGEGVTFPAMMAMWARWAPPLERARLMTFSSAGSSFGAFVALPLTGFICQRLGWPAVFYSCGAVGCLWALFWFLLVSDEPRAHPRISDQEKDYIINSVGAQGTAHGWSVPVGSMAVSLPLWSIIMSQMCSNWSYYTLLTSLPIYMDTILHFDLQQNSLLSALPYLGGWLFAVGSGVLADNLLERELLSVTAVRKIFTFIGLFLPALFLVAVGFSGCSGALAVMFLTTSSTLGGVSAAGVYINQIDIAPRYAGMLLGITNTFGTIPGVLAPIVVGYLTKDHSVTGWRHVFWLSGAVSAFGAIFYVIFGTGKIQSWARIDQESETHIHS, encoded by the exons ATGGCTCAAACCGGCTACTCCATTAATTCCACAGCAGATGACCAATACAGCGACACAACACCACTTTTGAAAAAAGAAGTGGAAATAATCCCAGGACCAG TGCCTCCCAAATGTTGCTCTGTACGATGCAATCTGGCTGCTATGATGTTCTTTGGCTTTGCCGTGGTCTATGGCCTGCGTGTAAATCTCAGTGTTGCCATGGTTGCCATGGTTAATGGAACCAGTAACCAGTCATCTCCCAGTAGCAATTTTTCAAATGAGTGTCCAGTACCCCGCCATACACTTGACAACAGCAGCCAAAGttcagaacagccagatggg GTTCCAAAATACGCATGGACTCCCGAGACACAGGGATGGGTGCTGAGTGCTTTCTTTTTTGGATATCTGTTTACTCAGATCCCGGGAGGCTACCTGTCCGGACGCTTCGGCGGAAAGATCTTTCTTGGTGGAGGTGTACTTGGAACAGCAGCCCTTACTCTTCTGACACCACTGTCAGCACAGTTTGGAGCCAAATGGCTTTTTGCCTTACGTGCTTTGGAAGGCTTTGGGGAG GGCGTGACATTCCCTGCCATGATGGCTATGTGGGCCCGCTGGGCTCCGCCATTGGAGAGAGCTCGTCTCATGACATTCTCTAGTGCTGGATCTAGCTTTGGTGCCTTTGTGGCTCTTCCTCTCACTGGTTTCATCTGCCAAAGACTGGGATGGCCAGCAGTCTTCTACTCATGTG GTGCTGTCGGTTGCCTTTGGgctttgttttggtttttgCTGGTGTCAGATGAACCCAGAGCTCATCCACGAATTAGTGACCAAGAGAAAGATTACATTATAAACTCAGTAGGAGCACAG ggaACAGCACATGGTTGGTCAGTTCCTGTAGGATCTATGGCCGTCTCGCTGCCCCTTTGGTCCATTATCATGTCTCAGATGTGTTCCAACTGGTCGTATTACACTCTGCTCACCTCCCTTCCTATTTACATGGACACCATTCTCCACTTTGATTTACAGCAG AACTCGTTGCTCTCTGCTCTGCCCTATCTGGGTGGCTGGCTCTTCGCAGTGGGGTCAGGTGTGCTGGCAGACAACCTTCTGGAGAGGGAGCTCCTGAGTGTCACAGCTGTCCGAAAGATCTTCACTTTCATTG GTCTGTTTTTGCCCGCACTTTTCCTGGTTGCTGTGGGTTTCTCTGGCTGCAGTGGTGCTCTTGCAGTGATGTTTCTCACTACGTCCAGCACACTCGGGGGTGTCAGTGCTGCTGGTGTCTACATTAACCAGATTGATATTGCTCCACG ATATGCAGGTATGCTTCTAGGGATCACAAACACGTTTGGGACCATCCCTGGTGTTCTTGCACCAATCGTAGTGGGGTACTTGACCAAAGAT CACTCGGTTACGGGGTGGAGACATGTGTTCTggttgtctggagcagtgagtgCTTTCGGAGCCATCTTCTATGTGATCTTTGGTACTGGAAAGATTCAGAGCTGGGCGAGGATAGATCAGGAATCAGAGACACATATACACAGTTAA
- the ppt1 gene encoding palmitoyl-protein thioesterase 1, which translates to MSCDPITRKLSQATMGLSTARRLTLVSGCLMLLFGSSWASNDTVPLVIWHGMGDSCCNPLSMGSIKKMVEEEVPGIYVLSLMIGNSVLQDTENGFLMDVNAQVSFVCNQLDQNPRLKEGYNAMGFSQGSQFLRAVAQRCPYPPMKTLISVGGQHQGVYGLPRCPGESSRICDWIRKELNSGAYTDAVQKHLVQAQYWHDPLNDDLYKKYSLFLADINQERGVNETYKKNLMSLKTFVMVKFLQDTMVDPVDSEWFGFYKPGQAKELETLQESAIFKEDRLGLAEMDKAGKLAFLSTDGDHLQFTREWFNEKLLPYLR; encoded by the exons ATGTCATGTGATCCAATAACCAGAAAGTTATCACA GGCAACTATGGGCTTATCAACGGCGAGACGGCTTACCCTTGTGTCAGGATGCTTGATGTTGCTGTTTGGGTCCTCATGGGCATCTAATGACACCGTCCCTCTGGTTATATGGCATGGCATGG gAGACAGTTGCTGCAATCCACTGAGCATGGGTTCAATAAAGAAGATGGTGGAAGAAGAAGTGCCAGGAATATATGTGCTGTCTCTTATGATCGGCAACTCAGTCCTACAG GACACTGAAAATGGCTTCTTAATGGATGTCAATGCGCAGGTGTCATTTGTATGTAATCAGTTAGACCAGAACCCAAGACTGAAGGAAGGCTACAATGCAATGGGCTTTTCACAGGGGTCACAGTTTCT GCGAGCTGTTGCACAGCGCTGTCCATATCCCCCAATGAAGACCCTAATCTCTGTTGGTGGGCAGCATCAAG GGGTATATGGTCTTCCCCGATGCCCTGGTGAAAGTTCTCGTATCTGTGACTGGATTCGCAAGGAACTAAACTCAGGGGCCTACACAGATGCAGTTCAGAAACA tttGGTGCAGGCACAATACTGGCATGATCCCCTCAATGATGACTTGTATAAGAAATACAGTCTGTTCCTTGCTGACATTAATCAGGAACGG GGGGTGAATGAGACCTACAAGAAGAATCTCATGTCTCTGAAGACGTTTGTCATGGTTAAGTTTCTGCAGGACACTATGGTAGATCCTGTGGATTCTGAG tgGTTTGGCTTCTATAAACCCGGTCAAGCTAAAGAGCTGGAAACGCTGCAGGAAAGTGCCATATTTAAAGAG GATCGTCTGGGATTGGCAGAGATGGATAAAGCAGGAAAACTTGCGTTTCTTTCCACTGATGGAGATCACCTGCAGTTCACGCGAGAATGGTTTAACGAAAAGTTACTTCCTTATCTTCGCTAA